In Thermodesulfobacteriota bacterium, the following proteins share a genomic window:
- the rpsU gene encoding 30S ribosomal protein S21 → MKEIEVRVIDNDLEKAMKILKKKIQNDGLFKRLRLRKTYEKPSEFKRRKEREAMRRQRIAEVKRRRYR, encoded by the coding sequence TTGAAAGAGATTGAAGTCCGCGTCATTGACAACGACTTGGAAAAGGCCATGAAAATTCTGAAGAAGAAGATTCAGAACGACGGCCTGTTCAAACGGTTGAGACTCAGAAAAACCTATGAAAAACCGAGCGAGTTCAAGCGACGCAAAGAGCGTGAAGCCATGCGACGGCAGCGCATCGCCGAAGTCAAACGACGCCGCTACCGGTAA